In a genomic window of Sulfurimonas denitrificans DSM 1251:
- a CDS encoding adenosylcobinamide-GDP ribazoletransferase, which produces MRDIFKGFALAVSMLTTVPFFKVHDFFKGINGYAVMFYPLVGFLLGSALWGVQSLLSPFAPSFHLGIIIFVLWVLLTGALHLDGLSDTVDGLYVAKEKALKVMKDSHVGGMGMIISATFLIAKASSLAHFEAFYLLPIILMLSRLNIVLAIYLYPYVTPNGMNTLAKEELTKKQMFIALFYSLILVAFFNMWLALATALLVLFVIKSFFIKCYGGFTGDIYGFSIEVTELILLNVLLFSL; this is translated from the coding sequence ATGAGAGATATTTTTAAAGGGTTTGCACTAGCCGTATCTATGTTAACAACTGTTCCTTTTTTCAAAGTTCATGATTTTTTTAAGGGCATAAACGGCTATGCGGTGATGTTTTACCCACTTGTTGGGTTTTTGCTCGGTTCTGCTCTTTGGGGTGTTCAATCACTTTTATCTCCTTTTGCGCCATCTTTTCATCTTGGTATTATCATATTTGTTTTGTGGGTTTTGCTAACTGGCGCACTTCATCTTGATGGGTTAAGTGACACTGTTGATGGACTTTATGTCGCAAAAGAAAAAGCTCTAAAAGTGATGAAAGATTCACATGTCGGTGGGATGGGGATGATTATAAGTGCTACTTTTTTGATAGCAAAAGCGTCATCTTTAGCCCACTTTGAAGCCTTTTATCTACTACCAATTATCCTTATGCTCTCAAGACTAAATATAGTTTTAGCAATCTACCTCTACCCTTATGTAACTCCAAATGGAATGAACACTTTGGCAAAAGAGGAACTTACAAAAAAACAGATGTTTATCGCTCTTTTTTACTCTCTTATTCTTGTCGCTTTTTTTAACATGTGGCTAGCTTTAGCTACTGCCTTGTTAGTTTTGTTTGTTATAAAGAGCTTTTTTATAAAGTGTTATGGCGGTTTCACTGGCGATATTTACGGCTTTAGCATAGAAGTAACAGAACTGATTTTACTAAACGTACTTCTCTTTAGCTTATGA
- the cobC gene encoding alpha-ribazole phosphatase family protein, whose protein sequence is MKLTLVRHCEVDKRYKNCYNGHNDIGLSKNGEFQAKELAQKIDSLEFDAVFCSDLRRAKESLKHSLHVKSAIYSDKLREKSWGEHEGMSYDEIVLREKIAYISFLQWIKILDGEPYLDYIKRVKEFFLDYLPSLKKENILVITHAGVIRVLLSIIHNISLEEAFSIKVEYNSITLLEI, encoded by the coding sequence ATGAAACTAACACTTGTCCGCCACTGTGAAGTTGATAAGAGATACAAAAACTGCTATAACGGGCACAATGATATAGGACTCTCAAAAAATGGAGAATTTCAAGCAAAAGAGTTAGCCCAAAAGATTGATTCACTAGAGTTTGACGCTGTTTTTTGCTCTGATTTGAGACGTGCAAAAGAGAGCCTTAAACACTCACTACATGTAAAGAGTGCCATATATAGTGATAAACTAAGAGAGAAGTCATGGGGAGAGCATGAGGGTATGAGCTATGATGAGATAGTTTTAAGGGAGAAAATTGCGTATATAAGCTTTTTACAGTGGATAAAGATACTCGATGGAGAGCCTTATTTGGACTATATCAAAAGAGTAAAAGAGTTTTTTTTAGACTATCTGCCATCGCTTAAAAAAGAGAACATCTTAGTTATAACGCATGCTGGAGTTATTCGAGTTTTGTTATCAATCATTCACAACATAAGCTTAGAAGAGGCATTTAGCATTAAAGTTGAGTATAACTCAATCACACTCTTAGAAATATGA
- a CDS encoding EAL domain-containing protein, which yields MGFYIKLDLKLKLLIILVIPLLFVIGLSITILYGMLVDKNNLEFTKHHILEAEAISKAVHSLQIERGVTTELLANDGIDENTQQLLIAKENSNIAINEAKRVMLSCQTCIDSTSLKLLDILALRENANLLNIPLSEARCFYTKNIASLLNLIKTIPSLIEDKDNRNCIQSYSYLSSAKEELGQIRSILVQALLSRDVSDDIFILFKEHLKVYNLETQNFKTASNKDIINFYNDVFTGEDVDEMFKIINDIVKNKNKFSLTTDYSQWFQRATKSMNLLRNVEERLFNTINTLVNQKLDSIHYKLAMLLSFLGLSAIIVTILLLLIARKILFSASSLESKYDNSLLLLEQYKSTIDRGFIVSKNDKNGIISYVNDEFCKISGYTKEELIGKTYDLVIHPHSDKKFFDQMWYEVRELKKPWINEIKNITKSGATYWIKAILSPIIDKNGNILEYIAMCSDITQEKEIARYFEDQLKISATNFDYSMHISKEYEKAIDSSAILLRTDVNGIITYANDKFLEISKYSLQELVGKNHNFFNSQDEALENHQTLWQGVIKSKTKYGVDFWTKTTIVPIKNLHGEIIEYLEIRFDITEIIRHKEEFEIAAKTDSLTGCGNRLRLHYDMQENEKLSVAIFNLDNFRQINDFYGHNFGDLVIQTIASKINMYIQHDKNFKFYRLQGDEFVTLAINAPKDELLEKTKGILKLIKKKFYIGNEELLISCSAGISFEEKEHLLSTANMALKITKKSSTDFLIYSSEISLEDQYKNNLNWAKKLSSAIKENNLVTFYQPIINNSIDNRENPTKYECLIRIVDNGKIISPFFFLEVAKQTRQYSEITKTVVKQSFELFKDKHAHFSINLSVLDILEPRTTTYIFEMLKQYGIGERVIFEIVESESIDNFESIVAFIDKVKSYGCKIAIDDFGTGYSNFEYLIKLRADYLKIDGSLIKNLDKDKNALLVVSTIVEFSKKLGMKTVAEFVENREIFDIVRELGVDYSQGYYFSEPVAQI from the coding sequence ATGGGTTTTTATATAAAGTTAGATTTAAAATTAAAACTCTTAATTATTCTAGTTATTCCTCTTTTGTTTGTTATAGGGTTATCAATTACCATACTCTATGGGATGCTTGTTGATAAAAATAATTTAGAATTTACAAAACATCATATCTTGGAAGCAGAAGCCATCTCAAAAGCTGTTCACTCTTTGCAAATAGAGAGAGGTGTAACAACTGAGCTCTTGGCAAATGATGGTATAGATGAAAACACTCAACAGCTTCTTATTGCAAAAGAGAATTCAAATATTGCAATAAATGAAGCAAAAAGAGTAATGCTCTCATGCCAAACGTGCATAGATAGCACCTCCTTAAAGCTCTTGGATATTCTTGCATTAAGAGAAAATGCAAATTTACTAAATATACCTCTCTCAGAAGCCAGATGCTTCTACACAAAAAATATAGCCTCTTTGTTAAATCTAATAAAAACAATCCCATCTTTGATTGAAGATAAAGATAACAGAAACTGCATACAATCTTACAGCTATCTATCTTCGGCTAAAGAGGAGTTGGGACAGATTCGCTCAATCTTAGTTCAAGCTCTCCTTAGCAGAGATGTTTCAGATGACATTTTTATACTTTTTAAAGAGCATCTAAAAGTATATAATCTTGAGACACAAAACTTTAAAACAGCCTCAAACAAAGATATTATCAACTTCTATAATGATGTATTTACAGGAGAAGATGTTGATGAGATGTTTAAAATTATTAATGATATTGTCAAAAATAAAAACAAATTCAGCCTTACAACAGACTATTCACAATGGTTTCAAAGAGCAACAAAAAGCATGAATCTGCTAAGAAACGTAGAAGAGCGTCTCTTCAATACCATAAATACTCTTGTAAATCAAAAGTTAGACTCTATCCACTATAAACTTGCAATGCTTCTCTCATTTTTAGGTCTCTCTGCAATAATTGTTACTATTCTTTTACTGCTCATAGCGAGAAAAATTCTATTTTCTGCTAGCTCTCTAGAGAGCAAATATGACAACTCACTTCTTCTTTTAGAGCAGTACAAATCAACAATTGATAGAGGTTTTATAGTTTCAAAAAATGATAAAAACGGAATTATCAGTTATGTTAATGATGAGTTTTGCAAAATTAGCGGTTACACAAAAGAGGAGCTAATTGGAAAAACTTATGATCTTGTAATACATCCACATAGTGATAAAAAATTCTTTGATCAGATGTGGTATGAGGTCAGAGAACTTAAAAAGCCATGGATTAATGAAATTAAAAACATTACGAAGAGTGGAGCAACATATTGGATAAAGGCTATTTTAAGCCCCATAATTGATAAAAATGGCAATATTTTAGAGTATATAGCAATGTGTAGTGACATCACTCAAGAAAAAGAGATAGCTCGTTATTTCGAAGATCAATTAAAAATTTCAGCAACCAACTTTGACTACTCTATGCATATCTCAAAAGAGTATGAAAAGGCGATTGACTCAAGCGCTATTTTACTAAGAACAGATGTTAATGGTATTATCACATATGCAAATGACAAATTTTTAGAGATTAGCAAATACTCACTCCAAGAGCTTGTTGGGAAAAACCATAACTTTTTTAACTCTCAAGATGAAGCTCTAGAAAATCATCAAACGTTATGGCAAGGTGTTATAAAAAGCAAAACGAAATATGGAGTAGATTTTTGGACCAAAACAACTATTGTTCCGATAAAAAATCTACATGGAGAGATTATTGAGTATCTTGAGATTCGTTTTGACATTACCGAAATTATACGTCATAAAGAGGAGTTTGAAATAGCCGCTAAAACCGACTCATTAACGGGATGTGGAAATAGGCTCAGACTACATTATGATATGCAAGAGAATGAAAAGTTATCTGTTGCTATCTTCAACCTAGATAATTTTAGACAAATAAATGATTTTTATGGACACAATTTTGGAGATTTAGTTATCCAAACAATTGCTAGTAAAATTAACATGTATATCCAACATGATAAAAATTTCAAATTTTACAGACTTCAAGGTGATGAGTTTGTAACTTTAGCGATTAACGCTCCAAAAGATGAGCTTCTTGAGAAAACAAAAGGTATCTTGAAACTTATTAAAAAGAAGTTTTATATAGGTAATGAAGAGCTTCTAATCTCTTGTAGTGCTGGTATCTCTTTTGAGGAAAAGGAACATCTTCTCTCAACTGCAAACATGGCATTAAAAATTACAAAAAAGAGTAGTACAGACTTTTTGATTTATAGCTCTGAAATCTCATTAGAAGATCAATATAAAAATAATCTCAACTGGGCAAAAAAACTCTCTAGTGCAATAAAAGAGAACAATTTAGTAACTTTTTATCAACCTATTATAAATAACAGCATAGACAACAGAGAGAACCCAACTAAATATGAGTGTTTAATTAGGATAGTTGATAATGGTAAAATAATCTCTCCATTTTTCTTCTTAGAAGTTGCAAAGCAGACAAGACAGTACTCTGAAATCACTAAAACAGTGGTAAAGCAATCCTTTGAACTATTTAAGGATAAACATGCTCATTTCTCTATAAATCTATCTGTATTAGATATTTTAGAGCCCCGAACAACGACTTATATCTTTGAGATGTTGAAGCAGTATGGCATAGGAGAGAGGGTTATTTTTGAGATAGTAGAATCTGAATCTATTGATAATTTTGAGAGCATTGTAGCTTTTATAGATAAGGTTAAAAGTTATGGATGCAAGATTGCGATAGATGATTTTGGAACTGGGTATAGCAACTTTGAGTATCTAATCAAGCTTAGAGCAGACTACCTAAAGATAGACGGTTCTCTTATCAAAAATTTAGATAAGGATAAAAATGCTCTCTTAGTAGTCTCAACTATTGTTGAATTCTCAAAGAAACTTGGAATGAAAACAGTCGCCGAATTTGTTGAAAATAGAGAGATTTTTGATATTGTAAGAGAGCTAGGAGTTGATTACTCTCAAGGGTACTATTTCTCTGAGCCTGTTGCACAGATTTAG
- a CDS encoding nicotinate-nucleotide--dimethylbenzimidazole phosphoribosyltransferase, which translates to MGRADFLLAACVTLTCEIEGITQAGIAGLIPLTPTLDAEFITNSKVFSLDEIAETPSGVPTPAIITRAVHNLTPFSSIEILDLGLTKLPQNSTYHTFGIAPSDSIATGANIDAKTIFEKGMRAGRSYELKGSYLILAESTPSGTTTAAATALALGYDCKDDFSSSFLHVPKNIKQETIKSALSLINDDMTNFEKLSYVSDNMLLFCAGFLLEASRRFHVVLAGGTQMASVLLIADKLREDVLMRIKSDNVTLATTSWIANDKNSDIAHILSLLSYKPHALYTTFSFKETSIPLLKKYDDGEAKEGVGAGAALGYAHANGIENEKLLREIESILYNS; encoded by the coding sequence TTGGGAAGAGCTGATTTTTTACTAGCCGCTTGTGTTACTCTGACATGTGAAATAGAGGGAATTACTCAAGCTGGGATTGCTGGGCTAATTCCACTAACTCCTACACTTGATGCGGAGTTTATAACAAACTCAAAAGTTTTTTCACTAGACGAGATTGCAGAGACACCCTCGGGTGTGCCAACTCCAGCCATCATTACAAGAGCTGTTCATAACCTAACTCCCTTTAGCTCTATTGAGATACTTGATTTGGGACTTACAAAGTTACCTCAAAATAGCACTTATCACACTTTTGGCATAGCTCCATCTGACTCAATTGCAACAGGAGCAAATATAGACGCAAAGACTATTTTTGAAAAAGGTATGAGAGCTGGGAGAAGTTATGAGCTAAAAGGGAGTTATCTTATCTTAGCAGAGAGCACGCCAAGTGGCACAACAACTGCCGCTGCTACTGCTTTGGCACTCGGTTATGATTGCAAGGATGATTTCTCTTCAAGCTTCTTACATGTACCAAAAAACATAAAACAAGAGACTATTAAGAGCGCACTCTCTTTGATAAACGACGATATGACAAATTTTGAAAAACTCTCATATGTTAGTGATAACATGCTTCTGTTTTGCGCTGGTTTTTTACTTGAAGCCTCAAGAAGATTTCATGTAGTTTTAGCTGGCGGCACACAGATGGCATCTGTTTTACTCATAGCTGATAAATTAAGAGAAGATGTGCTTATGCGTATCAAGAGTGATAATGTCACTCTTGCAACCACCTCATGGATAGCAAATGATAAAAATTCAGATATCGCTCATATTCTCTCACTTCTTAGCTATAAACCTCATGCTCTCTACACAACATTCTCATTCAAAGAGACATCAATACCACTTCTTAAAAAATATGATGATGGTGAAGCAAAAGAGGGCGTTGGTGCTGGGGCAGCTCTTGGATACGCTCATGCCAATGGTATTGAAAATGAAAAACTTTTAAGAGAGATAGAGAGTATCTTATATAACTCTTAA
- a CDS encoding mechanosensitive ion channel family protein, with amino-acid sequence MKPMIFLLLLFFTSFSYGTEEESVNFIEIISISKILWTIFFFIISYVFITLFAKTVEFFAEKSSKLRITIKGFIPIVRIIFWSVFVAITIKVIYNPPVEMLMTALASVAIAIGFATQDLLKNIFGGIMLLFDRPFKVGDKIQVGENYGEVLTIGLRATRIVTPDDSTVIIPNMTLMNAYISNSNSGELYCQVIAKIMLPLDINTQIVRKIAIEAAQVSKYIYLNKPIVVLFSNKMNEQKAYIEMSLKAYVMDIRYEFAFKSDMSEIVLKELLAKEIFKKDETTRRIEDKNL; translated from the coding sequence ATGAAACCGATGATATTTTTACTTCTACTTTTTTTTACCAGCTTCTCTTATGGTACAGAGGAAGAGAGTGTCAATTTTATCGAGATTATCTCTATTTCTAAAATTCTTTGGACAATATTTTTCTTTATAATCAGCTATGTTTTTATAACACTATTTGCAAAAACAGTAGAGTTCTTTGCCGAAAAAAGTTCTAAACTCAGGATAACAATAAAAGGATTTATACCAATAGTTAGGATAATTTTTTGGAGTGTTTTTGTAGCAATAACCATAAAAGTAATCTATAACCCGCCTGTAGAGATGCTTATGACTGCTCTTGCCTCTGTGGCTATTGCTATTGGTTTTGCTACACAAGACCTGCTCAAAAATATATTTGGCGGAATTATGCTTCTCTTTGATAGACCTTTTAAAGTAGGAGATAAGATACAAGTAGGAGAGAATTACGGTGAAGTTTTAACAATCGGACTTAGAGCAACACGCATCGTAACCCCTGATGACTCAACTGTAATCATCCCAAATATGACGCTTATGAATGCATATATCTCAAATAGCAACTCAGGAGAGTTGTATTGTCAAGTAATAGCAAAGATTATGCTGCCTCTTGATATCAATACGCAAATAGTTCGTAAAATTGCCATCGAAGCAGCTCAAGTATCAAAATATATCTACCTAAACAAACCAATAGTTGTACTTTTTTCAAACAAGATGAATGAACAAAAAGCGTATATTGAGATGAGTTTAAAAGCTTATGTGATGGATATTCGCTATGAGTTTGCCTTTAAGAGTGATATGAGTGAGATAGTTTTAAAAGAGCTTTTGGCTAAAGAGATTTTTAAAAAAGATGAAACAACAAGAAGGATAGAAGATAAAAACTTATAA
- a CDS encoding nitrate transporter, with protein sequence MAICGFIISESQKAMLLSIPVLAGAILRMVLGFGIDKFGVKITALASQLVVIIVLFYAYFRGASLSYDELLFVAIGLGFAGTSFAVALPQAGQSYPLKLQGTVLGIA encoded by the coding sequence TTGGCTATTTGCGGATTTATTATAAGTGAATCGCAAAAAGCGATGCTTCTCTCTATTCCCGTTTTAGCAGGAGCAATTTTACGTATGGTTTTAGGATTTGGTATTGATAAATTTGGTGTTAAAATAACTGCACTTGCTTCTCAACTTGTAGTTATTATAGTTCTGTTTTATGCATATTTTAGAGGTGCAAGCTTATCTTACGATGAGCTATTGTTTGTAGCTATAGGACTTGGTTTTGCAGGTACTTCATTTGCAGTCGCACTTCCTCAGGCAGGGCAGTCGTATCCGCTGAAACTTCAAGGTACGGTTTTGGGAATTGCTTGA
- a CDS encoding bifunctional adenosylcobinamide kinase/adenosylcobinamide-phosphate guanylyltransferase, which yields MKKTLFIGGIKSGKSLNAQNYILASSLQKPIYLATTEFIDKELQERINAHKQSRMDSFETIEEPLKLYNKILECKSAILVECVSMWINNMLYHGFTFADMKEELEKILELDKTVVFVLNDIGSGVIPDNALAREFVDISGKLSQLIASKCDEVYHTIAGISTRIK from the coding sequence TTGAAAAAGACACTCTTTATCGGCGGTATTAAGAGTGGAAAATCTCTTAATGCCCAAAACTATATCCTAGCCTCCTCTTTGCAAAAACCCATCTATCTGGCAACTACTGAATTTATAGACAAAGAGTTGCAAGAGCGCATAAACGCTCACAAACAGAGCAGGATGGATAGTTTTGAAACTATCGAAGAGCCGCTAAAACTTTATAACAAAATTTTAGAGTGCAAGAGTGCCATTTTAGTTGAGTGTGTTAGCATGTGGATAAATAACATGTTATATCATGGCTTTACATTTGCTGATATGAAAGAGGAGTTGGAGAAGATTTTAGAGCTTGATAAAACAGTAGTTTTTGTTTTAAATGATATTGGAAGTGGAGTTATCCCAGACAATGCTCTGGCAAGGGAATTTGTAGATATAAGCGGTAAACTATCCCAACTCATAGCTTCAAAATGCGATGAGGTTTATCATACCATTGCTGGTATTTCAACGAGGATAAAATGA
- a CDS encoding cytochrome c oxidase subunit II yields MTDSVDVLNMLKIVYTLYTLAVISLICWFGLGVVNPKGKPRIVKASTFYVYVGVLITVGVAIHIVTFNKIPWVEIDFKRDSLKASQVVNITIEDHKFILPSPIIELKCNEYVMFDVISKDLTYGFGIFRQNNSMVTQMQVVPGNKNDLMWKFGKNGVYHLRSTEYSGPKGAHMYIKDVFEVTGCIEDDKYSQKRGSL; encoded by the coding sequence ATGACGGATTCGGTTGATGTGTTAAACATGTTAAAGATTGTATATACATTATACACTTTAGCGGTTATTTCACTTATATGTTGGTTTGGGCTTGGGGTTGTAAATCCAAAAGGCAAACCTAGAATAGTAAAGGCTTCTACATTTTATGTTTATGTAGGTGTCCTTATAACGGTTGGTGTAGCGATTCATATCGTAACATTTAATAAAATCCCATGGGTGGAGATAGACTTTAAAAGAGACTCTCTAAAAGCTTCGCAAGTCGTAAATATAACTATAGAAGATCACAAGTTTATACTTCCTAGCCCAATAATAGAACTTAAATGCAATGAGTATGTTATGTTTGACGTCATAAGCAAAGATCTGACATACGGTTTTGGGATTTTTAGACAAAATAACTCCATGGTTACGCAGATGCAGGTAGTCCCCGGCAATAAAAACGACCTTATGTGGAAGTTTGGCAAAAACGGAGTCTATCATCTAAGGTCAACGGAATATTCGGGTCCAAAAGGTGCACACATGTATATAAAAGATGTTTTTGAAGTAACAGGTTGCATTGAGGATGACAAATATTCACAAAAAAGGGGGAGTTTATGA
- a CDS encoding cbb3-type cytochrome c oxidase subunit I gives MSFLHTLIYGNEGGLKTDGLTPTQKVTLRAVIIGVLYYGLSALEGMMMRVHAITPLPMLNDTHYFSVMTVHPIVGIFGSTYLIVFGAFTFLVPYLMKKPLYSIKLANATWMLIALGALLAWLGGFLFHYAPLYTLYWPLPVDFKQFDAVGGLVFISGIALIMIGTLGFIYNIFATVFYTEEGHEKRAFKPLLLSALGIDGILNIWYKMTGREPYSKEPAVSLPVVAIFRGTIDTFLDALVILTCGVLILVYIIGDLSGAPMDYTAVNALLYKNFFWWGLDLIADGLVLIYIAGSWYLLAMLITGKKLFMQNIARAALLLELIVSWAVWSHHLLADQGQYNMMKLVSGEMVTAFELVTQGIAIFITLVTLWSARPLKMTNELKFLLGGILGFMLAVPAGIIQADMGLNRILHNSQWVAGPHFHVAILVGLTMTLYSAIYILWPTLTNGVKLYSQKMAMYHFWAHLIGGIGMGAFMGMAAMDGMLRRTLYLEGEYQTYMILAGICGLLLLSAWIVFLLNVVLSIGIKGLIGIFTKSKLQTKDLVPEV, from the coding sequence ATGAGTTTTTTACACACTTTGATATATGGTAATGAGGGCGGACTTAAAACAGACGGTCTGACTCCAACCCAAAAAGTTACCCTTAGAGCTGTAATTATAGGCGTTCTTTACTATGGTTTATCAGCTTTAGAGGGAATGATGATGAGAGTGCATGCTATCACTCCGCTTCCTATGCTAAATGACACACACTACTTTTCCGTTATGACGGTTCACCCGATAGTTGGTATTTTCGGCTCAACTTATCTCATAGTTTTTGGGGCGTTTACATTTCTTGTTCCATACTTGATGAAAAAACCGCTCTATAGCATAAAACTTGCAAACGCTACATGGATGCTGATTGCTCTTGGTGCTCTGCTCGCTTGGCTTGGCGGTTTCTTGTTTCACTATGCTCCGCTTTATACGCTCTACTGGCCGCTTCCTGTTGATTTTAAACAGTTTGATGCGGTTGGTGGGCTTGTGTTTATCTCGGGAATTGCGCTTATTATGATTGGAACTTTGGGTTTTATCTACAACATTTTTGCAACAGTATTTTATACTGAAGAGGGACATGAAAAGAGAGCGTTTAAGCCGCTTCTTCTCTCTGCTTTGGGGATTGATGGTATATTAAATATTTGGTACAAGATGACTGGTCGTGAGCCATACTCAAAAGAGCCAGCAGTTTCTCTTCCAGTTGTGGCAATCTTTCGCGGAACAATTGACACATTTCTTGACGCACTTGTGATTTTGACATGCGGAGTTTTAATCTTAGTCTATATTATCGGCGACCTATCAGGTGCTCCTATGGACTACACGGCAGTAAATGCGCTTCTTTATAAAAACTTTTTCTGGTGGGGCCTTGACCTTATCGCAGATGGTTTGGTGCTTATTTATATAGCTGGTTCTTGGTATCTTTTAGCGATGCTTATCACAGGAAAAAAACTCTTTATGCAAAATATCGCAAGAGCGGCTCTGTTGCTTGAGCTTATCGTTTCGTGGGCAGTTTGGTCGCATCACCTTTTGGCAGATCAGGGTCAGTACAACATGATGAAACTTGTAAGCGGCGAGATGGTGACGGCATTTGAGCTTGTTACACAGGGAATAGCGATTTTCATTACGCTTGTAACTTTGTGGAGTGCAAGACCTCTTAAAATGACGAATGAGCTGAAGTTTTTATTAGGCGGTATTTTGGGCTTTATGCTTGCTGTTCCTGCTGGAATCATTCAAGCAGATATGGGGCTAAATAGAATTTTACACAACTCTCAATGGGTTGCGGGACCGCACTTCCATGTAGCAATACTTGTCGGACTCACGATGACGCTTTATAGTGCCATTTACATACTTTGGCCGACACTTACAAACGGTGTAAAACTTTACAGCCAAAAAATGGCAATGTATCACTTTTGGGCGCATCTAATCGGCGGCATAGGGATGGGTGCGTTTATGGGAATGGCAGCAATGGATGGAATGTTAAGACGAACACTCTATCTTGAGGGCGAATACCAGACATATATGATACTCGCAGGTATTTGTGGGCTTTTACTTCTCTCTGCATGGATAGTGTTTTTACTAAATGTTGTGCTGAGCATCGGCATAAAAGGGCTTATCGGTATCTTTACAAAGTCAAAACTTCAAACTAAAGATTTAGTTCCAGAGGTGTAA
- a CDS encoding molybdopterin oxidoreductase Fe4S4 region: MIKSVCGYCGVGCGVVYDDSKLLGDVSYPINNGNLCLKGASRLLSINPQTSWAKYRRL, encoded by the coding sequence ATGATAAAATCAGTTTGTGGATATTGCGGTGTTGGTTGTGGTGTTGTTTATGATGACTCAAAACTGCTTGGGGATGTTTCATATCCAATAAATAACGGAAATCTTTGTCTAAAAGGCGCTTCAAGACTGCTTAGCATTAACCCGCAAACAAGCTGGGCAAAGTATAGACGGCTATAA